ttgcgtcgagccaagatcacagcatagatcagtttctagatatgggggtagcgtgttttggtcttggagagcacttcactaatgaagtaaataggtcgttggatgggtagagcatgcccctcttcctgcctctcggccactacggccgcgctgaccacttgggtcattgcggtgacatagagtaagagggcctcgcccttggccagcggtactaggatgggaggattggtgagcaatgccttgagtttgatgagggcttcttcagcctcgggggtccaagaaaaacattctgatttcctcaagaggcggtacaggggcaagcctttttcgccgaggcgtgagatgaagcggcttagggccacaaggcatcccatgaccctctgtactcccttaaggtcttggatcggtcccatgttggtcacggccgagaccttctctgggttggcttcgatgccgtgttccaagactatgaatcctaagagcatacCTCGGGGGAcctcgaagacacacttctcggggttgagcttgatgcccttttccctAAGGCATCTAAAGGCTACTTCCAAGTCGCTAACGAGATCACTAGCCtgcctggacttgaccacgatgttgtccacataggcctcgatggtccacctgatgtgctcaccaaaggcgtgggtcatgcaccgctggtatgtggcccctgcgtttctaaggtcgaacggcatagtcacatagcagtacatgccaaatggtgtgatgaaagaagtcacaagctggtcgaactctttcatcttgatctaatGGTAactggaatacgcatcaaggaaggatagggtttcacatcccgcagtggagtcaatgatttggtcgattcgaggtaatgggaaagggacttttggacatgctttgtttagaccggtgtagtctacacacattctccacttcctatttttcttcttaactaatacaggattagctaaccactccggatgggatacttctttgatgaatccagccgctaAAAGCTTTTGCACCTCCttgccgatggccctgtgcttttcctcatcgaatcggcgtaggcgctgcttcattgGCCTGGAGCCGGCCTGGATGtctaaggcatgctcggtgacctccctcggtatgcccagcatgtccgagggcCTCCATGCAAACATATCGGCATTCACGCGAAGAAAGtcaatgagcacggcttcctatttgatgtcgagggtggcgctgatacTCAGCGCCCGATCGTTgaggcaggtggggtcgaccgagATGAGCTTGATGGCTTCCACGGGCTCGAAAGTCTCggcgcgatgcttggagtcggGCGCCTCGCTACTGAGTcgatcgaggttgacgatgagggtctcggcctctacgatggcctcagcgtactcgatgcattcgacgtcgtagtcgtatgcatgctcatacATGGACTcaacagtgatgacgccgttggggcccgacatcttgagcttgaggtacgtgtagttaGGGACCGCTATGAACTTAGCGTAGCTCGGTCGCCCCAGGATGGTGTGGTACATTCCCttaaacccaaccacctcgaaggtgaggacctcctttcgatagttggagggagtaccgaagTAGACGGGCAGGTCGATACGCCCGAGGGGCCGTGTGCGTTTCCCcagcacaatgccatggaaaggcgcggcGTCGCcccagagctgcgactggtcgagctccaggagctccagggtgttggcgtagaggatgttgaggctgctgcctccgtccatcaataccttcgtgagccgggtgttgccgatgatggggtcgacaacaagtgggtactgcccggggtttgggacataatcaaGATGGTTGTCttggtcaaaggtgattgcctcccgagactaGTTGAGGTACTAGGGtgcggccaccttcaccgagaagacctcctggcGCTCCCTCTTCCGCTGGCGTGCCGTGAGGCATGCTgaaggcccaccgaagatcaagaaggcattgtgcacctcggggaatccGTCGTCCTTGTTGCCGGTGCCCCTcctcttggcatcgtcgtcggggagcccgagcttggcatagtaatgccggagcatggtgcattctttgagggcatgcttcaccaggCCCTgatggtaagggtagggtttcttaagcatatcgtcgaagagcctGGGGCCTCTGGGACCTCGAGGATTTTTGCGCTTTATGGCCGCGACTAGGCTggcctcgaggacttcctgcttcccctggtgacccttcttctttttcttagggaggtggggagccgagcccccgggggcctcgtccctccgcttccccttggcgtcgttgtcggggaagatggccccaacgacctcttcgcccgaggcgaagttggtggcgatgtcgaggagtgcggccgccgAGGCTGGCACGTTCCGGCCCAATTCTTGGACCAGGTCtcagcaggtggtgccggagaggaaagtcTGGATGATTTTCGAGTCGCCAATGCTTGGCAACTCAGTGCTTTTCTTGGAGAAGTGCcgaatgaagtctcggagagactcatccgggccctggcgacaacttttgaggtcccaggagttcccagggcacaCGTATGTACTCTAAaagttcccaacgaagacccttaccaagtcacgccagtcgtggatctgtgagggagggaggtgttcgagctaggctcatgccgagtctgacaggaacaatgggaggttgcggatgatgagcaggtcatcgtccatgccgcctagctgacaagccaggcggtaatcgaccagccaaagtttgggattggtctcgccgctatacttcgtgaggttggctggttgctgAAACCGGGCCGGGAAATGAGCAACGCGGATAGCTCTGCTAaaaactcgagggccaggtggctcaggagaaggactgtagtcctccccactgtcgtagcggccACCCCAGTGtagatggtagcctcgggcgagcccctcattgtcgtggcgtcgtcgcctgctgaccacctcatggtcgccCTACGGCTCGCGTCGGTTGCCAAGGTGGTCGTGCAGCAGGGGGACCCTGTTGATTGTTGGTGCCCAAGCGGGTTCAGGATGggccgaggcctccctatcctaccaaGGTGGTGGTGTGGGAAGGTCTGAGGCGCCTCCGCACCATCAGGAGgcggagctctcggcctgctgcaccgcggtggtctcgaggagatcccggagctcaccgtggacccGTCGCTCCTCTGTGGTAGAGGGTTTGGGCATCGTTCGGACTAGCATCGCTGCAGccgtgacattctggctagcgcgattgaagattgggggttgctcacccccttcgttGTCGTTAATGCGGTGGTGGACGTTGCGGGCCCTCCGACTGGCTCCTtcgccatcaccgcgaccttgttgctcctgctcgagagtgtctcaaagCTGCTGtaggaggagtcggtcttgttcaaccttggcctaaagctctcgGAGCTATTCTAGGTCCGGGCATCGAAGTTGTCCGGGGGCAAGGTTCCCGTTCCATGCTGCCGGTGGGAcaacgcgtggaggtgtggcatcgcctccTCCCTGGCAAAGCGGGGaacggttgcctgccccctcgtcctcatcgcccgtgctcggcatcccgagtccgatgtggaagcactcacgagtgggatcgtaagtgccttcgtcgtcagagtcagagtagctaaagtagtagtcgctcgcggccaggaagtagcgcatggcttcagggtcgcgaagtccagagaagtctgctccggcccatgcctcgtcctcctccaaggagtcagcgtgggtgtgagtCGAAGTCATGGTGCTGAAGTCAAGGGCGAAGCATTGGTGGTGTCCTGAGGGCTCTgcgtgagcagaagcgtaggtggaagcataggtggcggtgacatttctcaacccgaaggggtacggggatggcgcCATTGCTAGGCTTTGCTCCGCCGAAGTCGACTCCTtaggaggtggtggggcagagcttgacGACGGGGCATCGTCGTGCGCCACCGGCATCtttcccttgtctaggctcaggctagacaggtccccaaccagggaccttgtgccaacagctgggcatgggataccgaTGGAGCACGATGCGTCGCCCTAAGCTTGCGCGTTGCCGAGGTGGCCCTGCTCGTgtcgtgcttggcgagcgcgacgagagcggccgcccgggcactGTCTGTGCCCGGGCTGCTGATGCGTGATgtcatcgtcggttggtggggctcggggcatgaggagtaccatatcgtactcacatcctagagacatgaactctaggctcccgaaccagatcactgtgccgagacgcagtggttgtacggggtctgccatccggaacttgttaggatgatgaagctgacacacagaggcccctacctggcgcgccaactgtcgatgttttggaccggcgggccctcaaccaactagcaAAAATGtattgcgtgcccctaatcccggatggtgatgcaaagagacacaaggtttatactggttcgggcaataggtgccctacatctagtctgagagatcaatcttgtattccttacaccgaaatgctcgtagtagggggttacaatcagggcgagagagggagctagtcccaggtctctgtgtggagcggcgtggattgcttgagatgttgatctcagacggtggggaagcatgcgcgttacagagtgtcgagcgtgtgttcgtctacctcATGAACCCGCCTATACCTAGGTGAGTGCGAGCGTGAGAGTGAGTCTGTCTTCCTATgcgtgttcgtctatctcgtgcGCTCGGGTCCTCTCCCCTATAAGCGGCCccggtccttcccttttatagttgaaggggggacaggggtgatacatgtgttaattacgcggcgtcgtgcgaacagaggcggcatgtctgagccctgtagcttgtgactatggcggcatggtcgatggagtggtcctgccctggaagtgctggagcaacgcgagggtcacatccgatcctatgcgacgtgggagcttcAGTGATGGCTTGATGCGGGGCCTGGCGGGCggcgtgccggtcgctgtgtgttgaccgcgtgaagagccaaggctcagttggtgtcgaggccgagccatcgtgggggggctcggcgggcgcgaatcccgaggttgtcgagaccctgaagtagactgccgaggcgtggagggagcagttggtcctatacactgatttcgaggctatagtaacccggacttgactccccacgtcgcgttgttcctggagcaggggttaggtagcatagtgcggtatgggtgtcagtcgtgggcacattGCTAAGcccagcggccggtaacccctgctctGTCCTATTTCGGACAgcatgtgtggcagaacctcctaagttatagggcccacatgcacctgtcactgtccgacgacctttgacatttatgcatatgtttccattaacttaaaaaaactgtcgggtgtcctcggggaaccccgaatcatccacgatttccgagcaggatcacgttacagagtcattgcagtattacaacatttattcaaatatcaaaaccagagtaaaaacagcggaagtcttacaataacataatttacaaaacagtagtttcaaacctcgcaactaggttcgatgtttattacaaaacaaaatagtggagtggcattataatataatacaaaacacataaggagattgccctgcccaagggccacacatttacttctcaatgtcatcacaaggtacaactgtcatgcagcacgatccaaaacagatctgctcatgaggctcacctgcaacaagggtcaacgaaccctgagtacaaaagtactcaacaagacttaaccgaaataaaactgatagaactcaggaatgcaggttcagggattcaaggtatggttttagcaataatcgaaGTTATttcgcgtaaaagctcttttaacaaagttctttatttcaacaatttaaacttcataaaatcatatacgaagatgacacgatccgtaatgagatcatgaaacttcatatccaacaccttcatcacccat
The sequence above is drawn from the Miscanthus floridulus cultivar M001 chromosome 15, ASM1932011v1, whole genome shotgun sequence genome and encodes:
- the LOC136507542 gene encoding uncharacterized protein, which codes for MLRHYYAKLGLPDDDAKRRGTGNKDDGFPEVHNAFLIFGGPSACLTARQRKRERQEVFSVKVAAPYSLNILYANTLELLELDQSQLWGDAAPFHGIVLGKRTRPLGRIDLPVYFGTPSNYRKEVLTFEVVGFKGMYHTILGRPSYAKFIAVPNYTYLKLKMSGPNGVITVESMYEHAYDYDVECIEYAEAIVEAETLIVNLDRLSSEAPDSKHRAETFEPVEAIKLISVDPTCLNDRALSISATLDIK